A part of Scleropages formosus chromosome 3, fSclFor1.1, whole genome shotgun sequence genomic DNA contains:
- the LOC108923714 gene encoding MAP7 domain-containing protein 2-like isoform X1, with translation MTTPIISNMAECAVEVAAKPRAVEVMTPPTISEKRPQVNGHASPVRLQASPSSPGGKDKATPAVAADKRLHSNGHASPVRLPANPSSPAGKQYVEGYLRTDDRMRLAKERREERERSLAAREQAIREKERRAQLQYERTVEERWRRLEEQRQKEELRRAAVEEKRRQRLEEEKERLEALMRRSLERSLQLEQRQKRWAWAGPGGTRDGDCENVPPPLSAASAFPYDLAAPPPATAEFSNAADTRSASTMNLPPSSDPLISKRLSSSSMAVGHTAERVPSSPHRSPYRGSPSRLARGVGRKASSGSPGSSEERGRGPTVTPETPKKLRRDRQTASPLASSPLRRPESPAMANKRSASPTTIRPIAKSRTQSPCTVRQHSSPQKHSSSSPVANGNKKHDSTELVVEERGHNLQDRKAALAGSPDKTPPKASTPEKKTFGTGAPEKKPSKAETPEKTTSKMETPETEKASLKPETSEKKPLKTDTLEKKTCKLDSQENSLLKTKIQEKSPSKTVTQERNPFKAETLEEKASKTEPSEKNLRKTSENDTSKSDSQERKTCTSETLENSIPKGTPTELSGGGSPEPSPVTHTAKSVAGTTDAEEASRLLTERRRQARQQKEQEERLKVEQQRKRQEEEAQRVEVNRKKEDEERQRRERQERALQAQMEREREEAEQQARMQAERQRQEREMLKLQEEQERLQRKKRIEEIMKRTRKADADTKKEEFVQPVSPPAPAAQGELPLTKSVDMLMTQQVNGQPDVKVKVEKQAPDRVKVGMDEKLKEINGQPKEKGPAGQLVLESMVMKTTESSSLPPTMANTMPPLINLEALDVKGGRPQETPNGAQSMEVSPASKEELISIPEFSPVNEVQHNGTSNARALEDLLDLTGQVAYPKLSPGGGLGDCNKNLIEGFSPCGDTQLIQTLLPPADKLNVQ, from the exons ATGACCACACCGATCATCAGTAACATGGCGGAATGCGCAGTGGAAGTGGCCGCCAAGCCCCGGGCAG TTGAAGTCATGACTCCTCCCACCATCTCCGAAAAGAGACCACAGGTGAATGGCCACGCATCCCCAGTTCGTCTGCAGGCCAGTCCCTCAAGCCCTGGAGGCAAAG ACAAGGCcaccccagctgtggctgcagaCAAGAGGCTCCACAGCAATGGCCATGCCTCCCCAGTTCGCTTGCCAGCCAATCCCAGCAGCCCTGCAGGTAAACAAT ATGTGGAGGGATACTTGAGGACAGATGACCGCATGCGCCTTGCGAAAGAGAGACgcgaagagagagagaggagcctGG CTGCACGGGAGCAGGCGATCCGTGAGAAGGAGAGGCGCGCCCAGCTGCAGTACGAACGCACGGTGGAGGAGCGCTGGCGGCGCCTTGAGGAGCAGCGGCAGAAGGAGGAGCTCCGCAGGGCCGCggtggaggagaagaggaggcagCGGCTTGAGGAAGAGAAG GAGCGACTGGAGGCACTCATGAGGAGGTCCCTGGAACGCAGCctacagctggagcagagaCAGAAGCGCTGGGCGTGGGCTGGGCCTGGCGGGACCCGCGATG GTGACTGTGAGAATGTCCCGCCCCCTCTGTCCGCCGCCTCCGCCTTCCCCTACGACCTCGCCGCCCCCCCGCCCGCCACCGCCGAATTCAGCAACG CAGCTGACACTCGGTCAGCATCCACCATGAACCTGCCCCCTTCCTCGGACCCGCTCATCAGCAAGCGCCTCTCATCCTCCTCCATGGCTGTAGGCCACACTGCAGAGAGag TGCCGTCCAGCCCCCACAGGTCCCCCTACAGGGGATCTCCAAGCCGGCTGGCTCGTGGTGTTGGACGGAAGGCCAGTTCAGGATCTCCTGGCTCATCAGAGGAACGTGGCAGAGGACCAACTGTGACCCCTGAAACCCCCAAG AAACTCCGCAGAGACAGGCAAACGGCCTCTCCACTCGCCAGCTCGCCCCTGCGTCGTCCAGAATCACCGGCTATGGCGAACAAGCGCTCAGCATCTCCCACGACAATCAG GCCAATAGCAAAGAGCCGCACCCAGTCCCCgtgcactgtgaggcagcacaGCTCACCCCAGAAACACAGCTCCTCCAGTCCTGTTGCCAATGGCAACAAGAAGCACGACTCTACTGAGTTGGTGGTGGAGGAAAGAGGCCACAACTTGCAGGACAGGAAGGCCGCCTTGGCTGGGTCACCTGACAAGACACCACCAAAGGCCAGCACTCCAGAAAAGAAGACATTTGGAACGGGCGCTCCAGAGAAGAAGCCGTCTAAGGCGGAGACTCCAGAGAAGACGACCTCTAAAATGGAGACTCCAGAAACTGAAAAGGCCTCCTTAAAGCCCGAGACTTCAGAAAAGAAGCCTTTGAAGACTGATACTCTGGAAAAGAAGACTTGTAAATTGGACTCGCAGGAAAACAGCCTCTTGAAGACCAAGATCCAGGAAAAGAGTCCTTCTAAAACTGTCACACAAGAAAGGAACCCTTTCAAGGCCGAAACTCTAGAAGAGAAGGCTTCTAAGACCGAACCTTCGGAAAAGAACCTGCGAAAGACTTCGGAGAATGACACTTCAAAAAGTGACTCCCAAGAAAGGAAGACCTGTACAAGTGAGACTCTGGAAAATTCAATTCCAAAGGGTACACCTACTGAGCTGAGTGGGGGTGGGAGTCCAG AGCCGTCCCCAGTAACGCACACGGCCAAGTCTGTTGCCGGGACGACAGATGCAGAGGAGGCATCGAGACTGTTGACGGAACGGCGTCGCCAGGCCCGTcagcagaaggagcaggaggagag GCTGAAAGTGGAACAGCAGCGgaagaggcaggaggaggaagcgCAGCGAGTGGAGGTGAACAGGaagaaggaggatgaggaacgACAGAGGAGAGAACGCCAGGAGCGGGCACTACAGGCTCAGATGGAACGAGAG AGGGAGGAGGCAGAGCAACAGGCTCGGATGCAGGCTGAGCGTCAGCGACAGGAGAGAGAGATGCTGAAactgcaggaggagcaggagaggcTGCAGAGGAAGAAA AGGATCGAGGAGATCATGAAAAGAACCAGGAAAGCTGATGCCGACACCAAG AAGGAAGAATTCGTCCAGCCTGTCTCGCCTCCGGCACCAGCGGCCCAAG GGGAGCTTCCTCTCACTAAGAGTGTAGATATGCTGATGACCCAGCAGGTGAATGGACAACCTGATGTCAAGGTCAAGGTGGAAAAGCAGGCGCCTGATCGGGTGAAGGTGGGGATGGATGAGAAGCTGAAGGAAATAAACGGACAGCCGAAGGAGAAGGGTCCAGCAGGGCAACTGGTTTTGGAAAGCATGGTGATGAAGACCACAGAATCCAGTTCCCTACCTCCAACTATGGCCAACACCATGCCCCCACTCATCAACCTGGAGGCACTGGACGTGAAGGGCGGAAGGCCACAGGAGACTCCCAATGGGGCACAGTCTATGGAGGTCAG CCCCGCCTCCAAGGAGGAGCTTATCTCCATACCAGAGTTCTCGCCTGTGAACGAGGTCCAGCACAACGGCACGAGCAACGCCCGGGCTCTGGAAGACCTGCTGGACCTCACTGGCCAGGTGGCCTATCCTAAGCTCTCACCTGGGGGTGGCCTAGGAGACTGCAACAAAAACCTGATTGAGGGCTTCAGCCCCTGTGGTGACACCCAACTAATCCAGACCCTCCTACCACCAGCCGACAAACTCAACGTTCAGTAG
- the LOC108923714 gene encoding MAP7 domain-containing protein 2-like isoform X4: MTTPIISNMAECAVEVAAKPRAVEVMTPPTISEKRPQVNGHASPVRLQASPSSPGGKDKATPAVAADKRLHSNGHASPVRLPANPSSPAGKQYVEGYLRTDDRMRLAKERREERERSLAAREQAIREKERRAQLQYERTVEERWRRLEEQRQKEELRRAAVEEKRRQRLEEEKERLEALMRRSLERSLQLEQRQKRWAWAGPGGTRDGDCENVPPPLSAASAFPYDLAAPPPATAEFSNVPSSPHRSPYRGSPSRLARGVGRKASSGSPGSSEERGRGPTVTPETPKKLRRDRQTASPLASSPLRRPESPAMANKRSASPTTIRPIAKSRTQSPCTVRQHSSPQKHSSSSPVANGNKKHDSTELVVEERGHNLQDRKAALAGSPDKTPPKASTPEKKTFGTGAPEKKPSKAETPEKTTSKMETPETEKASLKPETSEKKPLKTDTLEKKTCKLDSQENSLLKTKIQEKSPSKTVTQERNPFKAETLEEKASKTEPSEKNLRKTSENDTSKSDSQERKTCTSETLENSIPKGTPTELSGGGSPEPSPVTHTAKSVAGTTDAEEASRLLTERRRQARQQKEQEERLKVEQQRKRQEEEAQRVEVNRKKEDEERQRRERQERALQAQMEREREEAEQQARMQAERQRQEREMLKLQEEQERLQRKKRIEEIMKRTRKADADTKKEEFVQPVSPPAPAAQGELPLTKSVDMLMTQQVNGQPDVKVKVEKQAPDRVKVGMDEKLKEINGQPKEKGPAGQLVLESMVMKTTESSSLPPTMANTMPPLINLEALDVKGGRPQETPNGAQSMEVSPASKEELISIPEFSPVNEVQHNGTSNARALEDLLDLTGQVAYPKLSPGGGLGDCNKNLIEGFSPCGDTQLIQTLLPPADKLNVQ, translated from the exons ATGACCACACCGATCATCAGTAACATGGCGGAATGCGCAGTGGAAGTGGCCGCCAAGCCCCGGGCAG TTGAAGTCATGACTCCTCCCACCATCTCCGAAAAGAGACCACAGGTGAATGGCCACGCATCCCCAGTTCGTCTGCAGGCCAGTCCCTCAAGCCCTGGAGGCAAAG ACAAGGCcaccccagctgtggctgcagaCAAGAGGCTCCACAGCAATGGCCATGCCTCCCCAGTTCGCTTGCCAGCCAATCCCAGCAGCCCTGCAGGTAAACAAT ATGTGGAGGGATACTTGAGGACAGATGACCGCATGCGCCTTGCGAAAGAGAGACgcgaagagagagagaggagcctGG CTGCACGGGAGCAGGCGATCCGTGAGAAGGAGAGGCGCGCCCAGCTGCAGTACGAACGCACGGTGGAGGAGCGCTGGCGGCGCCTTGAGGAGCAGCGGCAGAAGGAGGAGCTCCGCAGGGCCGCggtggaggagaagaggaggcagCGGCTTGAGGAAGAGAAG GAGCGACTGGAGGCACTCATGAGGAGGTCCCTGGAACGCAGCctacagctggagcagagaCAGAAGCGCTGGGCGTGGGCTGGGCCTGGCGGGACCCGCGATG GTGACTGTGAGAATGTCCCGCCCCCTCTGTCCGCCGCCTCCGCCTTCCCCTACGACCTCGCCGCCCCCCCGCCCGCCACCGCCGAATTCAGCAACG TGCCGTCCAGCCCCCACAGGTCCCCCTACAGGGGATCTCCAAGCCGGCTGGCTCGTGGTGTTGGACGGAAGGCCAGTTCAGGATCTCCTGGCTCATCAGAGGAACGTGGCAGAGGACCAACTGTGACCCCTGAAACCCCCAAG AAACTCCGCAGAGACAGGCAAACGGCCTCTCCACTCGCCAGCTCGCCCCTGCGTCGTCCAGAATCACCGGCTATGGCGAACAAGCGCTCAGCATCTCCCACGACAATCAG GCCAATAGCAAAGAGCCGCACCCAGTCCCCgtgcactgtgaggcagcacaGCTCACCCCAGAAACACAGCTCCTCCAGTCCTGTTGCCAATGGCAACAAGAAGCACGACTCTACTGAGTTGGTGGTGGAGGAAAGAGGCCACAACTTGCAGGACAGGAAGGCCGCCTTGGCTGGGTCACCTGACAAGACACCACCAAAGGCCAGCACTCCAGAAAAGAAGACATTTGGAACGGGCGCTCCAGAGAAGAAGCCGTCTAAGGCGGAGACTCCAGAGAAGACGACCTCTAAAATGGAGACTCCAGAAACTGAAAAGGCCTCCTTAAAGCCCGAGACTTCAGAAAAGAAGCCTTTGAAGACTGATACTCTGGAAAAGAAGACTTGTAAATTGGACTCGCAGGAAAACAGCCTCTTGAAGACCAAGATCCAGGAAAAGAGTCCTTCTAAAACTGTCACACAAGAAAGGAACCCTTTCAAGGCCGAAACTCTAGAAGAGAAGGCTTCTAAGACCGAACCTTCGGAAAAGAACCTGCGAAAGACTTCGGAGAATGACACTTCAAAAAGTGACTCCCAAGAAAGGAAGACCTGTACAAGTGAGACTCTGGAAAATTCAATTCCAAAGGGTACACCTACTGAGCTGAGTGGGGGTGGGAGTCCAG AGCCGTCCCCAGTAACGCACACGGCCAAGTCTGTTGCCGGGACGACAGATGCAGAGGAGGCATCGAGACTGTTGACGGAACGGCGTCGCCAGGCCCGTcagcagaaggagcaggaggagag GCTGAAAGTGGAACAGCAGCGgaagaggcaggaggaggaagcgCAGCGAGTGGAGGTGAACAGGaagaaggaggatgaggaacgACAGAGGAGAGAACGCCAGGAGCGGGCACTACAGGCTCAGATGGAACGAGAG AGGGAGGAGGCAGAGCAACAGGCTCGGATGCAGGCTGAGCGTCAGCGACAGGAGAGAGAGATGCTGAAactgcaggaggagcaggagaggcTGCAGAGGAAGAAA AGGATCGAGGAGATCATGAAAAGAACCAGGAAAGCTGATGCCGACACCAAG AAGGAAGAATTCGTCCAGCCTGTCTCGCCTCCGGCACCAGCGGCCCAAG GGGAGCTTCCTCTCACTAAGAGTGTAGATATGCTGATGACCCAGCAGGTGAATGGACAACCTGATGTCAAGGTCAAGGTGGAAAAGCAGGCGCCTGATCGGGTGAAGGTGGGGATGGATGAGAAGCTGAAGGAAATAAACGGACAGCCGAAGGAGAAGGGTCCAGCAGGGCAACTGGTTTTGGAAAGCATGGTGATGAAGACCACAGAATCCAGTTCCCTACCTCCAACTATGGCCAACACCATGCCCCCACTCATCAACCTGGAGGCACTGGACGTGAAGGGCGGAAGGCCACAGGAGACTCCCAATGGGGCACAGTCTATGGAGGTCAG CCCCGCCTCCAAGGAGGAGCTTATCTCCATACCAGAGTTCTCGCCTGTGAACGAGGTCCAGCACAACGGCACGAGCAACGCCCGGGCTCTGGAAGACCTGCTGGACCTCACTGGCCAGGTGGCCTATCCTAAGCTCTCACCTGGGGGTGGCCTAGGAGACTGCAACAAAAACCTGATTGAGGGCTTCAGCCCCTGTGGTGACACCCAACTAATCCAGACCCTCCTACCACCAGCCGACAAACTCAACGTTCAGTAG
- the LOC108923714 gene encoding MAP7 domain-containing protein 2-like isoform X3 codes for MTTPIISNMAECAVEVAAKPRAVEVMTPPTISEKRPQVNGHASPVRLQASPSSPGGKDKATPAVAADKRLHSNGHASPVRLPANPSSPAGKQYVEGYLRTDDRMRLAKERREERERSLAAREQAIREKERRAQLQYERTVEERWRRLEEQRQKEELRRAAVEEKRRQRLEEEKERLEALMRRSLERSLQLEQRQKRWAWAGPGGTRDAADTRSASTMNLPPSSDPLISKRLSSSSMAVGHTAERVPSSPHRSPYRGSPSRLARGVGRKASSGSPGSSEERGRGPTVTPETPKKLRRDRQTASPLASSPLRRPESPAMANKRSASPTTIRPIAKSRTQSPCTVRQHSSPQKHSSSSPVANGNKKHDSTELVVEERGHNLQDRKAALAGSPDKTPPKASTPEKKTFGTGAPEKKPSKAETPEKTTSKMETPETEKASLKPETSEKKPLKTDTLEKKTCKLDSQENSLLKTKIQEKSPSKTVTQERNPFKAETLEEKASKTEPSEKNLRKTSENDTSKSDSQERKTCTSETLENSIPKGTPTELSGGGSPEPSPVTHTAKSVAGTTDAEEASRLLTERRRQARQQKEQEERLKVEQQRKRQEEEAQRVEVNRKKEDEERQRRERQERALQAQMEREREEAEQQARMQAERQRQEREMLKLQEEQERLQRKKRIEEIMKRTRKADADTKKEEFVQPVSPPAPAAQGELPLTKSVDMLMTQQVNGQPDVKVKVEKQAPDRVKVGMDEKLKEINGQPKEKGPAGQLVLESMVMKTTESSSLPPTMANTMPPLINLEALDVKGGRPQETPNGAQSMEVSPASKEELISIPEFSPVNEVQHNGTSNARALEDLLDLTGQVAYPKLSPGGGLGDCNKNLIEGFSPCGDTQLIQTLLPPADKLNVQ; via the exons ATGACCACACCGATCATCAGTAACATGGCGGAATGCGCAGTGGAAGTGGCCGCCAAGCCCCGGGCAG TTGAAGTCATGACTCCTCCCACCATCTCCGAAAAGAGACCACAGGTGAATGGCCACGCATCCCCAGTTCGTCTGCAGGCCAGTCCCTCAAGCCCTGGAGGCAAAG ACAAGGCcaccccagctgtggctgcagaCAAGAGGCTCCACAGCAATGGCCATGCCTCCCCAGTTCGCTTGCCAGCCAATCCCAGCAGCCCTGCAGGTAAACAAT ATGTGGAGGGATACTTGAGGACAGATGACCGCATGCGCCTTGCGAAAGAGAGACgcgaagagagagagaggagcctGG CTGCACGGGAGCAGGCGATCCGTGAGAAGGAGAGGCGCGCCCAGCTGCAGTACGAACGCACGGTGGAGGAGCGCTGGCGGCGCCTTGAGGAGCAGCGGCAGAAGGAGGAGCTCCGCAGGGCCGCggtggaggagaagaggaggcagCGGCTTGAGGAAGAGAAG GAGCGACTGGAGGCACTCATGAGGAGGTCCCTGGAACGCAGCctacagctggagcagagaCAGAAGCGCTGGGCGTGGGCTGGGCCTGGCGGGACCCGCGATG CAGCTGACACTCGGTCAGCATCCACCATGAACCTGCCCCCTTCCTCGGACCCGCTCATCAGCAAGCGCCTCTCATCCTCCTCCATGGCTGTAGGCCACACTGCAGAGAGag TGCCGTCCAGCCCCCACAGGTCCCCCTACAGGGGATCTCCAAGCCGGCTGGCTCGTGGTGTTGGACGGAAGGCCAGTTCAGGATCTCCTGGCTCATCAGAGGAACGTGGCAGAGGACCAACTGTGACCCCTGAAACCCCCAAG AAACTCCGCAGAGACAGGCAAACGGCCTCTCCACTCGCCAGCTCGCCCCTGCGTCGTCCAGAATCACCGGCTATGGCGAACAAGCGCTCAGCATCTCCCACGACAATCAG GCCAATAGCAAAGAGCCGCACCCAGTCCCCgtgcactgtgaggcagcacaGCTCACCCCAGAAACACAGCTCCTCCAGTCCTGTTGCCAATGGCAACAAGAAGCACGACTCTACTGAGTTGGTGGTGGAGGAAAGAGGCCACAACTTGCAGGACAGGAAGGCCGCCTTGGCTGGGTCACCTGACAAGACACCACCAAAGGCCAGCACTCCAGAAAAGAAGACATTTGGAACGGGCGCTCCAGAGAAGAAGCCGTCTAAGGCGGAGACTCCAGAGAAGACGACCTCTAAAATGGAGACTCCAGAAACTGAAAAGGCCTCCTTAAAGCCCGAGACTTCAGAAAAGAAGCCTTTGAAGACTGATACTCTGGAAAAGAAGACTTGTAAATTGGACTCGCAGGAAAACAGCCTCTTGAAGACCAAGATCCAGGAAAAGAGTCCTTCTAAAACTGTCACACAAGAAAGGAACCCTTTCAAGGCCGAAACTCTAGAAGAGAAGGCTTCTAAGACCGAACCTTCGGAAAAGAACCTGCGAAAGACTTCGGAGAATGACACTTCAAAAAGTGACTCCCAAGAAAGGAAGACCTGTACAAGTGAGACTCTGGAAAATTCAATTCCAAAGGGTACACCTACTGAGCTGAGTGGGGGTGGGAGTCCAG AGCCGTCCCCAGTAACGCACACGGCCAAGTCTGTTGCCGGGACGACAGATGCAGAGGAGGCATCGAGACTGTTGACGGAACGGCGTCGCCAGGCCCGTcagcagaaggagcaggaggagag GCTGAAAGTGGAACAGCAGCGgaagaggcaggaggaggaagcgCAGCGAGTGGAGGTGAACAGGaagaaggaggatgaggaacgACAGAGGAGAGAACGCCAGGAGCGGGCACTACAGGCTCAGATGGAACGAGAG AGGGAGGAGGCAGAGCAACAGGCTCGGATGCAGGCTGAGCGTCAGCGACAGGAGAGAGAGATGCTGAAactgcaggaggagcaggagaggcTGCAGAGGAAGAAA AGGATCGAGGAGATCATGAAAAGAACCAGGAAAGCTGATGCCGACACCAAG AAGGAAGAATTCGTCCAGCCTGTCTCGCCTCCGGCACCAGCGGCCCAAG GGGAGCTTCCTCTCACTAAGAGTGTAGATATGCTGATGACCCAGCAGGTGAATGGACAACCTGATGTCAAGGTCAAGGTGGAAAAGCAGGCGCCTGATCGGGTGAAGGTGGGGATGGATGAGAAGCTGAAGGAAATAAACGGACAGCCGAAGGAGAAGGGTCCAGCAGGGCAACTGGTTTTGGAAAGCATGGTGATGAAGACCACAGAATCCAGTTCCCTACCTCCAACTATGGCCAACACCATGCCCCCACTCATCAACCTGGAGGCACTGGACGTGAAGGGCGGAAGGCCACAGGAGACTCCCAATGGGGCACAGTCTATGGAGGTCAG CCCCGCCTCCAAGGAGGAGCTTATCTCCATACCAGAGTTCTCGCCTGTGAACGAGGTCCAGCACAACGGCACGAGCAACGCCCGGGCTCTGGAAGACCTGCTGGACCTCACTGGCCAGGTGGCCTATCCTAAGCTCTCACCTGGGGGTGGCCTAGGAGACTGCAACAAAAACCTGATTGAGGGCTTCAGCCCCTGTGGTGACACCCAACTAATCCAGACCCTCCTACCACCAGCCGACAAACTCAACGTTCAGTAG
- the LOC108923714 gene encoding MAP7 domain-containing protein 2-like isoform X5 has product MTTPIISNMAECAVEVAAKPRAVEVMTPPTISEKRPQVNGHASPVRLQASPSSPGGKDKATPAVAADKRLHSNGHASPVRLPANPSSPAGKQYVEGYLRTDDRMRLAKERREERERSLAAREQAIREKERRAQLQYERTVEERWRRLEEQRQKEELRRAAVEEKRRQRLEEEKERLEALMRRSLERSLQLEQRQKRWAWAGPGGTRDVPSSPHRSPYRGSPSRLARGVGRKASSGSPGSSEERGRGPTVTPETPKKLRRDRQTASPLASSPLRRPESPAMANKRSASPTTIRPIAKSRTQSPCTVRQHSSPQKHSSSSPVANGNKKHDSTELVVEERGHNLQDRKAALAGSPDKTPPKASTPEKKTFGTGAPEKKPSKAETPEKTTSKMETPETEKASLKPETSEKKPLKTDTLEKKTCKLDSQENSLLKTKIQEKSPSKTVTQERNPFKAETLEEKASKTEPSEKNLRKTSENDTSKSDSQERKTCTSETLENSIPKGTPTELSGGGSPEPSPVTHTAKSVAGTTDAEEASRLLTERRRQARQQKEQEERLKVEQQRKRQEEEAQRVEVNRKKEDEERQRRERQERALQAQMEREREEAEQQARMQAERQRQEREMLKLQEEQERLQRKKRIEEIMKRTRKADADTKKEEFVQPVSPPAPAAQGELPLTKSVDMLMTQQVNGQPDVKVKVEKQAPDRVKVGMDEKLKEINGQPKEKGPAGQLVLESMVMKTTESSSLPPTMANTMPPLINLEALDVKGGRPQETPNGAQSMEVSPASKEELISIPEFSPVNEVQHNGTSNARALEDLLDLTGQVAYPKLSPGGGLGDCNKNLIEGFSPCGDTQLIQTLLPPADKLNVQ; this is encoded by the exons ATGACCACACCGATCATCAGTAACATGGCGGAATGCGCAGTGGAAGTGGCCGCCAAGCCCCGGGCAG TTGAAGTCATGACTCCTCCCACCATCTCCGAAAAGAGACCACAGGTGAATGGCCACGCATCCCCAGTTCGTCTGCAGGCCAGTCCCTCAAGCCCTGGAGGCAAAG ACAAGGCcaccccagctgtggctgcagaCAAGAGGCTCCACAGCAATGGCCATGCCTCCCCAGTTCGCTTGCCAGCCAATCCCAGCAGCCCTGCAGGTAAACAAT ATGTGGAGGGATACTTGAGGACAGATGACCGCATGCGCCTTGCGAAAGAGAGACgcgaagagagagagaggagcctGG CTGCACGGGAGCAGGCGATCCGTGAGAAGGAGAGGCGCGCCCAGCTGCAGTACGAACGCACGGTGGAGGAGCGCTGGCGGCGCCTTGAGGAGCAGCGGCAGAAGGAGGAGCTCCGCAGGGCCGCggtggaggagaagaggaggcagCGGCTTGAGGAAGAGAAG GAGCGACTGGAGGCACTCATGAGGAGGTCCCTGGAACGCAGCctacagctggagcagagaCAGAAGCGCTGGGCGTGGGCTGGGCCTGGCGGGACCCGCGATG TGCCGTCCAGCCCCCACAGGTCCCCCTACAGGGGATCTCCAAGCCGGCTGGCTCGTGGTGTTGGACGGAAGGCCAGTTCAGGATCTCCTGGCTCATCAGAGGAACGTGGCAGAGGACCAACTGTGACCCCTGAAACCCCCAAG AAACTCCGCAGAGACAGGCAAACGGCCTCTCCACTCGCCAGCTCGCCCCTGCGTCGTCCAGAATCACCGGCTATGGCGAACAAGCGCTCAGCATCTCCCACGACAATCAG GCCAATAGCAAAGAGCCGCACCCAGTCCCCgtgcactgtgaggcagcacaGCTCACCCCAGAAACACAGCTCCTCCAGTCCTGTTGCCAATGGCAACAAGAAGCACGACTCTACTGAGTTGGTGGTGGAGGAAAGAGGCCACAACTTGCAGGACAGGAAGGCCGCCTTGGCTGGGTCACCTGACAAGACACCACCAAAGGCCAGCACTCCAGAAAAGAAGACATTTGGAACGGGCGCTCCAGAGAAGAAGCCGTCTAAGGCGGAGACTCCAGAGAAGACGACCTCTAAAATGGAGACTCCAGAAACTGAAAAGGCCTCCTTAAAGCCCGAGACTTCAGAAAAGAAGCCTTTGAAGACTGATACTCTGGAAAAGAAGACTTGTAAATTGGACTCGCAGGAAAACAGCCTCTTGAAGACCAAGATCCAGGAAAAGAGTCCTTCTAAAACTGTCACACAAGAAAGGAACCCTTTCAAGGCCGAAACTCTAGAAGAGAAGGCTTCTAAGACCGAACCTTCGGAAAAGAACCTGCGAAAGACTTCGGAGAATGACACTTCAAAAAGTGACTCCCAAGAAAGGAAGACCTGTACAAGTGAGACTCTGGAAAATTCAATTCCAAAGGGTACACCTACTGAGCTGAGTGGGGGTGGGAGTCCAG AGCCGTCCCCAGTAACGCACACGGCCAAGTCTGTTGCCGGGACGACAGATGCAGAGGAGGCATCGAGACTGTTGACGGAACGGCGTCGCCAGGCCCGTcagcagaaggagcaggaggagag GCTGAAAGTGGAACAGCAGCGgaagaggcaggaggaggaagcgCAGCGAGTGGAGGTGAACAGGaagaaggaggatgaggaacgACAGAGGAGAGAACGCCAGGAGCGGGCACTACAGGCTCAGATGGAACGAGAG AGGGAGGAGGCAGAGCAACAGGCTCGGATGCAGGCTGAGCGTCAGCGACAGGAGAGAGAGATGCTGAAactgcaggaggagcaggagaggcTGCAGAGGAAGAAA AGGATCGAGGAGATCATGAAAAGAACCAGGAAAGCTGATGCCGACACCAAG AAGGAAGAATTCGTCCAGCCTGTCTCGCCTCCGGCACCAGCGGCCCAAG GGGAGCTTCCTCTCACTAAGAGTGTAGATATGCTGATGACCCAGCAGGTGAATGGACAACCTGATGTCAAGGTCAAGGTGGAAAAGCAGGCGCCTGATCGGGTGAAGGTGGGGATGGATGAGAAGCTGAAGGAAATAAACGGACAGCCGAAGGAGAAGGGTCCAGCAGGGCAACTGGTTTTGGAAAGCATGGTGATGAAGACCACAGAATCCAGTTCCCTACCTCCAACTATGGCCAACACCATGCCCCCACTCATCAACCTGGAGGCACTGGACGTGAAGGGCGGAAGGCCACAGGAGACTCCCAATGGGGCACAGTCTATGGAGGTCAG CCCCGCCTCCAAGGAGGAGCTTATCTCCATACCAGAGTTCTCGCCTGTGAACGAGGTCCAGCACAACGGCACGAGCAACGCCCGGGCTCTGGAAGACCTGCTGGACCTCACTGGCCAGGTGGCCTATCCTAAGCTCTCACCTGGGGGTGGCCTAGGAGACTGCAACAAAAACCTGATTGAGGGCTTCAGCCCCTGTGGTGACACCCAACTAATCCAGACCCTCCTACCACCAGCCGACAAACTCAACGTTCAGTAG